Below is a genomic region from Leucobacter exalbidus.
CGTCGCCGCTAAGCGGCGACGTGAAGGAGGAAGAGAAATGGTGGAGTCGACCGCAAGTCTGCGTCATATCCGCATTACCCCCCAGAAGGCCCGTCGCGTTGTTGACCTGGTTCGTGGAAAGAACGCGCAGGAGGCCCTGGCCATCCTGAAGTTCGCACCTCAGGCTGCAGCTGAGCCCGTGTTCAAGCTGGTTGCTTCGGCAATCGCTAACGCACGTGTGAAGGCCGAGAAGGAGAACCTGCGTCTGAACGAAGACGAGCTCGTTATCGCTCGTGCTTTTGTTGACGAGGGCGCAACGCTGAAGCGTTTCCGCCCCCGTGCACAGGGCCGCGCGTTCCGTATCAACAAGCGCACGAGCCACATCACGGTTGTTATTCAGTCCGCTGATGAGCTTGCAACCGCGAAGAAGGGAGCCAACTAATGGGCCAGAAGATTCATCCCTATGGCTTCCGCCTCGGGATCACCACTGATCACGTCTCGCGTTGGTTCTCGGACTCGACCAAGAA
It encodes:
- the rplV gene encoding 50S ribosomal protein L22, which produces MVESTASLRHIRITPQKARRVVDLVRGKNAQEALAILKFAPQAAAEPVFKLVASAIANARVKAEKENLRLNEDELVIARAFVDEGATLKRFRPRAQGRAFRINKRTSHITVVIQSADELATAKKGAN